The nucleotide window CGGATCAGGTAAGTCAACATTTCTTCGTTTGATTCTGCGTGAAGAGCGACCAACTTCAGGAACTATCCATGTTGCTGGAAAAGATTTAGGAACACTTGCAACTCATAAGGTTCCTGAACTACGCCGCCAAGTTGGAACTGTTTTCCAAGATTTCCGCTTGCTGCCAAACAAAACTATTGCAGAAAACGTTGCATTCACATTACATGTATTGGGTTATTCACAAAAAGAAATTAACCGTGAAATTCCTGAAGTACTTGAGTTAGTTGGTCTTGAAGACAAAGCAGATCGTCTTCCAAATGAAATTTCTGGTGGAGAGCAACAACGTGTGGCAATTGCCCGTGCATATGTAAGCCGCCCACCAATTCTTATTGCCGATGAACCAACCGGAAACTTAGACCCTTCAACATCGGTTGGAATTATGAAATTGCTTGACCGCATTAACCGCGAAGGCACCACTGTGTTGATGGCAACACACGATGCAGGAATCGTGGATCAAATGCGCAAGAGAGTTATCGAATTAGATGGCGGACACGTGATTCGCGACCAAGTTCGCGGCGTTTACGGTTACACAGGTTAGGGTTAGCAAATGCGCGCACGTTTCCTATTAGGTGAAGTTGGTATCGGGCTTAAACGAAACTTCACCATGACATTTGCAGTCATTGTCACGGTTGCAATCTCGCTCTCATTGCTTGGAATTGGCTTACTCTCAAATTCTCAAGTAAATGCCATGAAAGATTATTGGTATGACAAGATCGAAGTTTCAGTATTCCTCTGCGGTTCTTTATCAGAATCACCATCATGTTCTGCAGGAATCATTTCTTCTGCCCAGCGCCTCCAGATACAAAATGAATTGCAGAAGATGCCAGTTGTAGACACTGTCTATTACGAATCTCAATCACAGGCCTACTCACGTTTTCAAGAACGCTTTAAGGATTCAGCTATTGCACAAAATGTGACTGCAGATCAATTGCCAGAATCATTTCGTGTGAAGCTCAAAGACCCACAGCAATTTCCAGTAATTGTCAGTGCATTCTCGGGTCGTCCAGGAATTGATTTAGTACAAGATCAAAGAACAATTCTTGAAAAATTCTTCCGATTACTTGCTGTTCTCCGAAATGGTGCCTTACTCGTTGGTCTTGCATCAGTCCTGACTGCAGCACTCTTGATCAGCAACACACTTCGCATCGCAGCCTTTAATAGACGTCGCGAAACTGGAGTGATGAAACTTGTTGGCGCATCATCTTGGTCGATTCAACTTCCATTCTTACTCGAAGGTGTCATCTCTGCGATTATCGGTTGGGGCTTGGCAACAGGTTTACTGGCCCTCCTAAAATCCGTAGTTGATTCCAAAGTTGCACCACTTTTGACCTTTACTAAGTTTTTTGGCTGGGGCGAAGTGTGGGTTGCATCAGGTTGGCTCTTGCTGACGGGACTTACTGTTTCGGTTCTGGCTTCATTGGTAACTCTTCGCCGCTATCTCAAGGTTTAATTATCTCTTAACAACCGCATTGGTTGTCTTATCAGGGGGTGATGTGCGATGGTAAAAGAAGTTGGTCGCAAAGTCATCGCACAAAATAAGAAAGCTCGTCATGATTATTCAATCGAAGATGTTTTTGAATGCGGAATTGTTTTAACCGGTACTGAAGTTAAGTCACTTCGCATGGGTCGTGCTTCACTAATTGATGGTTTCGCAATGGTTAATAAGGGCGAACTCTGGTTAAGCGGGGTACATATACCTGAATACACCCAAGGTACCTGGACTAATCACACACCGCGACGCGATCGTAAACTTCTTGTTCACTCAGCAGAGATTCGCAAACTATCTGCTCGTATGAAAGAAGGCGGACTCACTCTTGTTCCACTCTCGCTCTATTTTAAAGATGGCAAAGCGAAAATCGAACTTGCAGTTGCAAAGGGTAAGAAAGTTCACGATAAGCGCGCGGCACTTATGGAACGTCAAGCAGGTCGCGAAATAGAGCGCGAAGTTTCTCGTCGCCGCACCGGAAAAGATTCTTAATCTAGTTAATAGGCTTAGTTTTTACCCCGTTTTGTATCTTTTTTTATTCAGCCTTACACTTATCTACTCATTACTTAAAGCACGCAATGTTTTAGTAATGAAAAAACTAAATAGTGGAAATAGCTTTCCACACCCATGGGGGTGAACGGTCTCGACTTTGGAAGTTGATTCAGGGGAAGCGGGCCGAGGAAGCCAGGATGATCTCGTTAACCAAAAACCTGTGCAAAAAATAAGTGCAAGTACAACTCGCACTGATTACGCCCTAGCTGCATAAGCTAGCCCCGTAATCCGTCAGCTCAGATTCCGTCTTCGGTCTGAAACCTGGCGTCGCTAGAAGACTTTTTCTGCAGTGGCGTTGCGAACACTGTGGAAGAACCTTTTCGCAAATGAGTTCGTCGAATACTTGTGTGGATGAGATTCGGAACTGAGAAAACGTTAATCACACTACGCCCGTAGAAGCCCTGTTTTAATCCCGAAGGACCCGGGTTCGATTCCCGGCACCTCCACCATTTCTATAAATTACTTTCTTTTGAACTCACGCTTAAGTGCAAACGCACTAGCCGCAATTGCAAAGAGCGCCATTAACTTTGCGCCAATTGCAATGCCTTGAAGTAAAAGCATTACCCCTAAACCAATTCCAATTGCACTAAATTGGCAGATAAATACTCTTCTGAGAGTGTTGGTAGATCTTTTCGTCGTCTTTATAAATGTTAAACCAATTGCCAATGGTCCTGAAAGAATTAAGACAAGCAACAAAACTCCCACAAACAAAGCAAGTGATTCCATTATTGCAACCCCACCCAATTATTTTGTAGTACCGCGTATACGTCCATATCAATTATTGAACCATCGTCGCGAACAACTCTTTGACGAAGCAAACCTTCATGCTCATATCCTGCCCGTGTGACAACCTTTTTTGAAGCTTCATTGTCATGATCAATCATTGCTTCAATTCGATTCCAGCCCATCGTTTCAAAGCCAAAATTAGTAAGTACTTTTACTGCGGTCGTGCCAATGGATTTTCCGCGAAATTCTTTTGTAATCCAGTAACCAATTTCGGCGACTTTATTGTTAAAACTTGGAGAATGAAAAGAGATCACACCTGCTAATTCGGGTGCGACGCCATGGTTACTTTCGACAATGAATCTAATCTCGCGCTTGCTTTGTAATCCCTCAGGATCTAATTGGCGAACAAAAGCCTGTGCATGTTCGAGTGTGTAATCTGCGGGAACAGTTGTGAAGTGCGAAATGAGTGGATCTTGGCAAGCATTAAAAATGCTTTCGATATCGCTCTCACGTGATGGGCGCAGAGTGATGTTGCCATATGTAAGTGTTGGAACTTCACTGGGCCACCAAATCATGGCTTAACAATGCCACAGACGAATCTAGTAGCGGGGGCAGGATTTGAACCTACGACCTCTGGGTTA belongs to Candidatus Planktophila limnetica and includes:
- the ftsE gene encoding cell division ATP-binding protein FtsE; the encoded protein is MIRFENVTKLYPGQERAALENVSLEIVKGEFVFLVGLSGSGKSTFLRLILREERPTSGTIHVAGKDLGTLATHKVPELRRQVGTVFQDFRLLPNKTIAENVAFTLHVLGYSQKEINREIPEVLELVGLEDKADRLPNEISGGEQQRVAIARAYVSRPPILIADEPTGNLDPSTSVGIMKLLDRINREGTTVLMATHDAGIVDQMRKRVIELDGGHVIRDQVRGVYGYTG
- the ftsX gene encoding permease-like cell division protein FtsX, with protein sequence MRARFLLGEVGIGLKRNFTMTFAVIVTVAISLSLLGIGLLSNSQVNAMKDYWYDKIEVSVFLCGSLSESPSCSAGIISSAQRLQIQNELQKMPVVDTVYYESQSQAYSRFQERFKDSAIAQNVTADQLPESFRVKLKDPQQFPVIVSAFSGRPGIDLVQDQRTILEKFFRLLAVLRNGALLVGLASVLTAALLISNTLRIAAFNRRRETGVMKLVGASSWSIQLPFLLEGVISAIIGWGLATGLLALLKSVVDSKVAPLLTFTKFFGWGEVWVASGWLLLTGLTVSVLASLVTLRRYLKV
- the smpB gene encoding SsrA-binding protein SmpB, producing MVKEVGRKVIAQNKKARHDYSIEDVFECGIVLTGTEVKSLRMGRASLIDGFAMVNKGELWLSGVHIPEYTQGTWTNHTPRRDRKLLVHSAEIRKLSARMKEGGLTLVPLSLYFKDGKAKIELAVAKGKKVHDKRAALMERQAGREIEREVSRRRTGKDS
- a CDS encoding GNAT family N-acetyltransferase is translated as MIWWPSEVPTLTYGNITLRPSRESDIESIFNACQDPLISHFTTVPADYTLEHAQAFVRQLDPEGLQSKREIRFIVESNHGVAPELAGVISFHSPSFNNKVAEIGYWITKEFRGKSIGTTAVKVLTNFGFETMGWNRIEAMIDHDNEASKKVVTRAGYEHEGLLRQRVVRDDGSIIDMDVYAVLQNNWVGLQ